The sequence TAGAATCTCAAAATAACATTCATCAAGCAAATGACACAACAACAATTTTCGTTGCATAACGAAACGGTTAAGAATCATTCCTTTTTAGCAGAAATGTATAGGGACGGTTATTTTCCTAATAAACTTGTAGATAAAGGCACTGCTATTTTAATAGACTTATGCTTTCAAATAGAGGAAAAACAGCCCCAAACTTTAGAGCAATTGTACACATTAACGCATTTGGCAACAGACAAATTCAATGATTTACAAGGGGAATTCGAAGAAAATGATAGTGAAATAGAAACAGTGGCAAGAGATTGTATCGGAATGGATTTCAAATTTATTGCCACTGCTTATGGATTTAAAGATGCTGATGTAGAAAAACTGATCGCAACGAGAGATTGGTAGTTGTTAAGCATTTACAGAATAAACATTAGTACTAAATTTGTACTGTTCAATCCCCAACTAATCTTTATTCAAAAAGCTTTAGTTGGGGATTGTTGTTTTAGAATTTTCCTTCAAATTTCAGGAGAGCCGCCTCACTCACAGGGCTAAAAAGGTTTACCAAATTGCCGTCGGGGTCGCGAAAGAGCAGCGACTTGTTACCCCAAGGCATGATGGTTGGTATTTGGATCACTTGCGAGGCAATGTCCTGTTGAAGTCTGTCGTATTCGACATCTACATCGGGACAGATAAGTTCAATAATGGCACTGCGGTTTTGGGCAGCTTCGGCGATGGTTGTATCCGTAAAAAAGGCCAACGTTTGGATGCTCCCGATGGCCAGCGTAGCGGAAGGCGTTCGGATTTCGGCAAAATCTTCGGTAAACTGGACGGCTTTCAGGTTCGTTACTTTTTGATAAAACGCCACAAGCTGCATTACATTTTCGGTAATAATTCGGATAGAAACGAGAT is a genomic window of Flexibacter flexilis DSM 6793 containing:
- a CDS encoding DUF5713 family protein — its product is MTQQQFSLHNETVKNHSFLAEMYRDGYFPNKLVDKGTAILIDLCFQIEEKQPQTLEQLYTLTHLATDKFNDLQGEFEENDSEIETVARDCIGMDFKFIATAYGFKDADVEKLIATRDW
- a CDS encoding VOC family protein, yielding MNLVSIRIITENVMQLVAFYQKVTNLKAVQFTEDFAEIRTPSATLAIGSIQTLAFFTDTTIAEAAQNRSAIIELICPDVDVEYDRLQQDIASQVIQIPTIMPWGNKSLLFRDPDGNLVNLFSPVSEAALLKFEGKF